The Chelonia mydas isolate rCheMyd1 chromosome 1, rCheMyd1.pri.v2, whole genome shotgun sequence nucleotide sequence TGATGAGGGAAGGTACCTCTAGCCATAATCCATAGCACTGAAATGAGAAGTACTGCACCTAAGGGTATGAACAGGTAAGAGAGCACTGccaggacagagcactggactgggactcaggagagctgggttctatccctagcttggccactggcctgctgcatgaccttgggtaagtcacttcacctctctgtgccccagcatccctgtctgtaaaatggggataatgaccctgagctttgagatttactgatgaaaagtgctgtctgACAGCTAGATCGTTGTTGTtattctgctgcttctctttgaGTGATTTGAGGTTTCACAACCAGTGACAGCCTGGCGAGAAGGAAAAACAATCATCTCCTGTGCGAGTGGTAGTCATAACGTGCTGGATATACCTTCTGAGAACAACAAATTAATAGCTTACCATGTTGGGGTGGGATCACACACAGTCCTGGACGGAGCCAGAACAGCTCAGAGTTCTGAGTCATTGGCTCCCGCAGGGagtgctttgtgctgctccagctgaggctCGTAGGctgcctcatgcttcagggcctaCACTGATTACCAAGTGGAGTCAGTGAGAAATTTCCCACGGTTGAGTTCATCACAGAATTTTAAACTATCcataaagcatctggcactggctactgaaGGACACAGGATCCTGGCCCAGATCGGTCGCTGGTCTGTCTCATTATTGAAACTCCTGTGCTGTTagggtttgattttcagaggtgctgagccctggCAGCTCCTGCTGATTTCACTCTGAGTTGTGaatgttcagcatctctgaaaatccgGCCCCTAATGCTTAGTTTCTCAAGGGCTTGGACTCTGCTTGTAATACCTCTGTCTGTATCTGCCTTAGGGGTTGGGATGGGCATGACTGCGCCAGTTTCCATCACTGCCTTTCCTGATGAGGACGGCTCTTTACAGCAGAAAGTGAAGGTCTCACTCCGGATTCCGAGCCAATATCAGGACAGCCCTCCCCGTCCTGGTGATGAGAGCATTCAGATTGAAGAGCGAGAAGGAATGACCATTTACTCCACGTAAGGGGCAGATCTCAGTGTTCCCAGGCAGCTGGAAAGTGTTGGGGTTTGGATGCCCTAAAGAACAGGGTGCTCTAAAGAATACAGTTATGTTTGCCAGCTGACTCATCATTGGTTATAGATGTGTGTGCCACAGTGGAAGATTGAGGGAGCCTACTACACGTAACAAAAAAGCTTCCCCCTTAATGTTGTTCATGTTTCAGCACAAAGCAAACGGAATTCTTTTAACTTTCAAAGCAAATGTAGTGTCAGTGAAAGATGGCAGCTTGCAGTCCTGGAGATGAGAGTGGTCTCTGTACGTAACATGGACACTAGCAGTGCAAGTTTCTTTTTCACACCAGTGAAGGGGGATGAGACTGATGACAAAGGGAGTGAACAGTCAAGTAGCAAAGTTTGGAGGTgatacaaaattaatcaagatagttaagtccaaagttgactgaaaagttacaaagggatttcacaaaactgagtgacagtgcgacagaatggcagatgaaatgcaacATTGAtgagtgcaaagtaatgtacattggaaaaaataatcccaactacacatatataatgatggggtctaaattagccgttactactcaagaaagagattttggagtcatcacAGATAGTGAAACCTTTAGCTCAGTGCGcatcagcagtcaaaaaggctaacaacgTTAGGAACTATTAGAAAAGTGATAGAAaattagacagaaaatatcatgataccactatgtaaatccatggcgagcccacaacttgaataccgtgtgcagttctggttgccctgtctcaaaaaggatattgtggCACTGGAAAAGATGTAGAGAAAGGCAATAAAGATGAttacgggtatggaacagcttccatacaaggagagactaaaaagattgggGCTGTTGAGCTTATcaaagagatgattaaggagagacatgatagaggtctataaaatcatgatcggtgtggagaaagtgaatagagaaaagttatttacccttgcccacaatacaaaaaccagaagCCACCAGATGAACTTGATGGGCAGCAGCAGGCTTAATACAAACAAGAAGGAGTACTTTTTCATGtgatgcacaattaacctgtggaacttattgccagggaATATCGTAATGGCCAAAAgtttaactgggttcaaaaaagaattagataagtacTTGGAGGATAGCCAGTGATTAacctgttagccaagatggtcagggacacaagtctagagatcacaatggtcccttcctaccttaaagtctgagtctatgaggCCCATGCTCAGAGCAGCCCTATACCTCTGACTGCCaaagccaggaggggaagacaggggtgGATTTCTCCAAAAGagtcctgttctgtacactccacCTGAAGCTGTGGTACTGACACTGTTGGaaacgggatactgggctagatgggtcactggtctgacccagtctggcagcTCTTATGCTCTTAAAGTGGCATATTAGAGCAATAGTGGTgatagcggcaaagagtcctgtggcaccttgtagactaacagatgtaagggagcataagctttcgtgggtgaatacccacttcgttggatgcatgacACCCACGAAAGCCCATGCTccaataaatctgctagtctataaagtgccacaggactctttgccgctcttacagatccagactaacacggctacccctctgatagtggTGATAATTTGTGTGAATATGGGAGGAGTGAATACCTGCCtgttaggaactggactgagatcatcAACTTATTTAACCTAAGTCGGTAAATTGCTGTCAGATAAGAACAACTTTCGGGCACTATCTGGGTCATGCCAGGGTCCTAAACCTGTTGCTAAcaaaagcaaatgttttcagaataGGTTCCTCATCACTTCCTATAAGGCAGCTCCTGTAAACTGAAGAGAGAAAACCTGAATAAATTCCAGCTGCCACTTTCAGCTAAGAAACTGGGTTGTGAACCCCTAGGAAATAACACTCTGTCGGCCTAACTGGCCACTGGGGTGTCACTGTTGTGCCAAGGAAAACCATTGTTTTGTCCAGCTGCTGTGATTGGGCTGCCACTTATGAATGGCATTTCAGGCTGGACATCTCTTttagggaggcaggggctggaaaTAGGCACAAAGGagtaaatataatgtaaaaataaatacgtTAGGGTTTTCTCCTCTCCCGTTTCCTTTGTGGTTAGTTTTCAAGGAGCAGAACACTCCTCTGTCTCTCATATCAGTCTGGAGGTCCTTCGGCAGATTTCTGTTGAAATTATTGCTGATACAGATGTTGGCCATAGACCGTAAGAGGGTACGCCAGTAACAATGAGAGAGTTAGGAGCAGATTGATAAATAGTGGTCATGGCCCACCAGCTGTCTAACCCAGGCGTCAGTTAGTGCCACATGGTAATGTGGACACGTGTCCTCTAGAAATTAGAATCAAACCATCAATTGTCATTCAGGATTGAACAGCCATTGGATATTTTCCTTTGGTTGCTACATACACTTATGCTGGATTCAAATCCGTTCCCCCTTGGTGAGATGTTTCTGTCTGGCCTGGCCTTTCCCTTTGCAATCTGCAGGCTCCTGCTGTTTGCCTGAATGCTGCCACGATCCAGTTTTTGTGTTTGGTTGCTTCCATGGGGACAGGCTGCTTTGCCAACAAAGATGAGCTGCATGCTGTTGGCTGTTCCTGCAGGAATCAGTAGCAGTCCTTTGTTGTTTTTTATCCCTCTCTTACTTGAACTAGCTAGTGTTTGGCTTCCTCTCATAGTGCAGGTTCCAGCAGGCAGGTGTTCGCCCTGCAGTTAACATCTGTATTGGCAGGCTTAGCACAAAGGCCAAGAATTTAATGGGCTTGAAGATACCCATCCCTTCACTACAAGAAGCTGTCCCTTCAGCTTGGGGTTGAGATGTGGGGCAGGACGTGGGGGGCTAGTACAGGTGATGCCCATGCTTTATATATCTGTGGATGACTAAAGCTGCCTAGTCTTTCGGACTCTCAAGCCAACACATTTTGCCTGCATTAGATTCAGACAGGATAGCTCAGGAAAAAGCCACAGCATGGATCTACATCCCTATGTGTTTTTAGCGTCTTGTTCCCTTTTTCCCCTTTGTCACCATATTTCAGGGTTGTCTCACTCAGTGTCTCCACGTTTGGCTCCTTTGCAGGCAGTTTGGTGGTTATGCCAAAGAAGAGGATTATGTGAATTATGCCGCCAAGCTGCGCTCTGCCCTGGGGAGCGAGGCAGCCTACCGCAAGGACTTCTACTTGTGTAATGGCTACGACCCCCCCATGAAACCATACTGGCGACGCAACGAAGTCTGGTTTGTGAAGGAGTGAGCCACTGGCTTGCAAAGGTGTAGGCTGAGGCTGATGTCTTCTCCAGGTTGTTGTATGTAGGTGGAGTTCTTGCCCTGTTCCAAACAAAACCACAGGCTCGCAGAGTCAAaaaggaaggggatggggaagtgCCACCCTTCCCGGGGTCTCAGTtattaacaaaaatataatttaaaaataatacaacatGAACCCTGCTCAACAAAACCTTCTGCCCAGGCTTATCTCCTCCTAAAATCCCCTTGCTTTAGGATCTGACTGTCTCAAGTACTAGTGCTCTTCCTGTTTCCAAGACTCCCTTATTCTCAGGTGGGGAAATGAGCCAGCTGCACAaaggagtttgcaggatcagcactCGCTAACAGGTGAGTGTTGCGTGCATTCACTGGCAGCCTGTTATGCTCCTCTGAAACAGGAGAGAGATGCCTATTGCCAACCAAAGTCTTTATAACAAGTGGCTTTTCCACTCTGATGGGGAGTTACGATAGCTTAATTCAATGCTACACTGATGCTTTTATCTGTTCCGTTCTGGAAAAGAGTATAAAGGGGCTAGATTGCTGCTGCTGAGGCGCTGTGCAATGAAGATAGCATCATCTCTATTTCCTAGTAGTGCACAAGGGAACAGCATGCCAACAATCTGATTCAGAAACTTGCTCGAGAGGAAGAGCCAAGATTATTTTCACAGCTTTCTGACTAGGAGATGGTGCTCTTCATTGTCAGCTACTGACCTGTTGCAATTCATCACTGGATAATGTATGACATAATCTTGTGACTATTAAGTGTTTATAATATGCTTTCTCTGAAACTAGCCTATGAAGGGGTCAAAATTGGGCATGACAGTGAAATCTGTATTGGCCTAAATATGTACAGAGGGGTAAAGATTCTCAACAGTTGGTACCTCTTATTTAGGCATCTGACTTTCAGAAGAGCTGTGCATAcacaacagctcccactgaagtgagcaCAAGCTTCTTGGCCCAGCTTTCTTGTACATATGGATTTGGGTGTCTAATTTTAGGTAGACACTTTTGCAACTCTTGGCATTCAGGTGTGTGTAAGGGTGTAACTAGTTCTATGAACACTGTAATTTCTTTAACCGGTACATATCAAACCAACACTTTAGCTCTCAATAATCCTGCCAAACAGATGTCGGAAAGTATGAGACAGGTGGACGGACACACATACTACGCTTACACAGGGTGTGTCTATAATTTCAGCTAACTCAAACTAAGAGCAACATTCTTATAATGTCTCTGAGCATGAATGCCCAAGGGTGCTTACTAAAAGGAACAGCTTCATCCTGAAAGCCAGAGGAGAAGCTGTTCAGATGGAAGTCAGGCTCTGGCCAGTCAAGGTGTTTTATGTTAAGGTGATCCTCTTGAGATGAAAGTTTttcagggggaggggaagtttaAGGTTCTGATCcttcttccactgaagttaaagaaGAGCTTTGGACTTCAGTGAAAGTTGATCAGGCCCTTTACTGTCAGAACAGTTGGCTGGTTTAGGAAAAAGAATAGGTGGGTAGCTTATTGTTGCAGAAGAGAGGAAAAGCTATAAATAAAGTAACAGTTGGCTAGAGTAAGACGTTGGAGCATAATTCCTGAAGGGGAGATGGACCAAAAAGAAATAGGTAGACAAAGTTATATTTGTAAAGTTGAGGTTTTGCTTTTAAGACACTAAAACAGTAGGTAGGAATGAATATGAAGAACTGTTAAAGAGCAGGTGCTACCTTTAAAAGGTTCTCCCCGACAAAAGGAGCCTGTGTATGCACACGGGGAATGGAGGGGTTGAGTTTCTAAATTCTAGGGTTTATTTGGGGATTCTTGCGTATGAATTGCATGCAGTGTAAGAACTGTCCTCTCTGGCTCAAGGCGACAGGTGTGCAACAGTGATGTGAACCCGCAGCTGATGAATTCTAGAATGTATAGCGACTAATAATAAACCTGATGTGATCACGCTCCAGGTTGCAGCAGCATACGGTAGAAGATTGAGGAGTTCACAAAATGTATAAGCACCTTCCTAACATCAAGCAGTGAAGGGAGCTTGTGACTAAAGACTGAGAGTTATGGAATCCACAGGCTTTGCCTCCGTAGACTTCCTAGGGGTCAGATTTTGATGCCCTTATGCAAACTAAACAGAACATTATCCCAtgagtaaccccattgacttcagtgagattactcCAATTGAATAGCGCCTTAATTCACAAGCAAAAGTATCTAAACTCTGTTTTCCCGTTctttgcaacatttaaaaaatcatgactttttAAATTGCAACTTAGAATTTCCTGACTTGATCAAAGGATCTCAGCAGGCAGTGGGAGCTTTTGATtgctcagcccttttgaaaagcaGGCCATTAAGGTGCTTTGTCACTGATTGAAGAGCCTGATTTTAggttgaaaatcttggcctgtgtaTATGTTTGGGATACAGATCATGTCACAGTACCTATACTTAGCCACTGATCCCCCTTTTAATAAAGAACTGTTTGGCTTTCCATTacctaagtcagtggttctcaaacttttgtaccggtgacccctttcatatagcaagcctcaGAGTGcgacccctccttataaattaataACGCTTTTTTATATACTTAACAcgattataaatgctggaggctaAGCGGGGcgtggggtggaggctgacagcttgcgacccccaccatgtaataaccttgtgaccccctaagggatcctgacccccagtttgagaacccctgatctaagtGTATGTGTGGATAATGAAGGGTTGATATGACTCCATTATAACATTTTATATCATATGCCCCATAAACTCTTAAACTCCTGTGTAACTTTACTTATGTATTGCCATTGAATAATATGGGGCTACTCACCTGAATAAAATTACAAACTTGCTTTTATTTACAGGAATACCCACTTCATTGCACACACTGATCAACTCCTTAATTGACTTTAAAACTGCACAGTCCTCCCTCTTTTCTTTTATGTTCTCTGTACCTTTTAAACACGTTTCTTGTAGGAGAACAATACAattaatctcatcaaaaaatgtCATGTAACCTCTTTTGTGCCTGGGAGGTGCCCTTATCTGTGCTTCACATGAACGCTGAAAATGACACATTTTATGCTCTTCTGATCTTCAAAACTGAGTGATATTGTTAATAACAGAGTATGCGTTTAAAAAATgttaactgaaaa carries:
- the HEBP1 gene encoding heme-binding protein 1, which encodes MFGMIRNSLFGSVEGWPCQVLSRGEKEEVTYEERTCEGGKFATVEIAGKQFDEASKEAVLKLLKYVGGTNDKGVGMGMTAPVSITAFPDEDGSLQQKVKVSLRIPSQYQDSPPRPGDESIQIEEREGMTIYSTQFGGYAKEEDYVNYAAKLRSALGSEAAYRKDFYLCNGYDPPMKPYWRRNEVWFVKE